From the genome of Spinacia oleracea cultivar Varoflay chromosome 2, BTI_SOV_V1, whole genome shotgun sequence, one region includes:
- the LOC110805222 gene encoding uncharacterized protein, whose amino-acid sequence MKLNPEQIVSDNVDVSEFHSDESNPVEIGFDDIQEEIEFWSSAVVCYIVGGNPPINVMEGFIRRIWKQLNVDKVVMVRKGVFLVRFLTMDSKDKVLRGHYFFDSKPLILKPWNSDMNMDTPELQSVPIWVQLKLNFKYWGEKALFKIVAQLGKPLRRDQATISRDKLQFARVMVDVPLSQELPDFISFRDENGIMARVAIFYEWRPTICTKCKMFGHLQTECRQGQKKIWIRKAQPSVSIPVQSTEQGDHVVSPIVDQEGFQRSLRPIRVRVGLETPVRTSNTFQILEASLLDKEELGPKLHSKQNEVNHFIQKYAVGLVGLLEHKVKLSNLGKLYQKVFVNWCFTSNSSYHSGGRIVVAWKAGCFTVNIVAASSQFVHCHVTPISGRKPFYCTFVYAFNDAGMRQDLWRDLLLLNTQEPWIVCGDFNCVMALDERIGAPVRHRDIVDVSNCMHACGMEDIKCVGNLFTWNNKQQGNNRVFSKIDRFMANQAWQTCFPVAEVCFMPEGLFDHSPGLLSVFPRDDGGKKPFKYFTTWKSSNVFSDIV is encoded by the exons ATGAAATTGAATCCAGAACAGATTGTTTCTGATAATGTTGATGTTAGTGAATTTCATAGTGATGAGAGTAACCctgttgaaattggttttgatgatattcaagaggagattgaattttggaGTTCTGCTGTGGTGTGTTACATTGTGGGGGGTAATCCTCCTATCAATGTCATGGAGGGATTCATTCGAAGGATTTGGAAACAGTTGAATGTTGATAAGGTTGTCATGGTGAGAAAGGGGGTTTTTCTGGTGAGATTTCTTACTATGGACTCGAAAGATAAGGTGTTGAGAGGACACTATTTTTTTGATAGTAAGCCCCTTATTCTGAAACCTTGGAACTCTGATATGAATATGGATACACCAGAACTTCAATCTGTGCCAATTTGGGTGCAATTGAAGCTAAACTTCAAGTATTGGGGGGAAAAGGCTTTGTTTAAGATTGTAGCACAGTTAGGCAAGCCACTAAGGAGGGATCAGGCCACAATCAGTAGAGATAAACTTCAGTTTGCTAGAGTCATGGTGGATGTACCATTGTCTCAAGAGTTGcctgattttatttctttcagaGATGAGAATGGCATTATGGCGAGAGTTGCCATTTTTTATGAATGGAGGCCAACAATTTGCACTAAATGCAAGATGTTTGGTCACCTACAGACTGAATGCAGACAAGGTCAGAAAAAGATCTGGATTAGGAAAGCTCAACCATCTGTTTCAATCCCAGTTCAATCAACTGAGCAGGGTGATCATGTGGTTAGTCCTATTGTGGATCAAGAAGGTTTTCAAAGATCTTTGAGACCAATTAGAGTGAGAGTTGGTCTGGAAACTCCAGTTAGAACTTCTAATACTTTTCAGATATTGGAGGCCTCTTTACTTGATAAGGAGGAACTG GGGCCTAAACTCCATTCAAAACAGAATGAGGTGAATCACTTTATTCAGAAGTATGCAGTGGGTTTGGTGGGGCTCCTGGAACATAAGGTAAAGCTCTCTAATCTAGGGAAGCTTTATCAGAAAGTTTTTGTAAATTGGTGCTTTACTAGCAACTCTAGCTATCACTCTGGTGGTAGGATAGTTGTAGCCTGGAAGGCTGGTTGCTTCACAGTTAACATTGTTGCTGCATCCAGTCAGTTTGTTCATTGCCATGTTACTCCTATAAGTGGTAGGAAACCCTTTTATTGCACCTTTGTTTATGCTTTTAATGATGCTGGTATGAGACAAGATCTATGGCGGGATTTGTTGTTGCTTAACACTCAAGAACCCTGGATTGTGTGTGGGGATTTCAACTGTGTTATGGCATTAGATGAGAGAATTGGAGCTCCTGTCAGACATAGAGATATTGTGGATGTGAGCAACTGTATGCATGCTTGTGGTATGGAGGACATCAAGTGTGTGGGTAATCTTTTCACCTGGAACAACAAGCAACAAGGTAACAACAGAGTTTTTTCAAAAATTGATAGATTTATGGCTAATCAAGCTTGGCAAACTTGCTTTCCTGTTGCTGAGGTATGTTTTATGCCAGAAGGACTTTTTGATCACTCTCCTGGTCTTCTTTCTGTGTTTCCCAGAGATGATGGAGGGAAGAAACCATTTAAGTATTTTACTACGTGGAAGTCCTCAAATGTGTTTTCTGACATTGTCTAG
- the LOC110805223 gene encoding uncharacterized protein: MFILINKLKRVKLALKELNKVGFTDIQAADLRAYQTMVSAQTAMHNNPSNQSFADAELIAIQEYKEKHNAYLAFLSQKAKLSWLKDGDENTSLFHQSIKTRKVQNQVYSIYDMQGEWKDTADGVSKDFLDYYKMLLGSTSDNRTPVNKEVVQQGPVCLDHHKAILNAPYTTDEVKKALFSIPGIKAPGPDGFGSYFYKDAWHIVGDEVIAAILDML; the protein is encoded by the coding sequence atgttcattttgattaataaactgaaaagagTTAAACTGGCTCTTAAAGAGTTGAATAAAGTAGGTTTTACAGATATTCAAGCAGCAGATTTGAGAGCTTATCAGACTATGGTGAGTGCACAAACTGCAATGCATAATAATCCTTCTAATCAAAGTTTTGCAGATGCAGAGTTGATTGCAATTCAGGAGTATAAGGAGAAACATAATGCTTATTTGGCTTTCCTCAGTCAGAAAGCAAAATTGTCTTGGCTTAAAGATGGAGATGAGAATACTTCTCTTTTTCATCAGAGTATCAAGACTAGAAAAGTTCAGAACCAAGTGTATAGCATTTATGATATGCAAGGAGAATGGAAAGATACAGCTGATGGGGTGTCCAAAGATTTTTTGGATTATTATAAAATGCTCCTAGGTAGTACTTCTGATAACAGAACACCAGTTAACAAGGAGGTGGTGCAGCAGGGGCCAGTCTGTTTAGATCATCATAAAGCTATACTCAATGCTCCTTATACAACAGATGAAGTTAAGAAGGCTCTTTTCTCTATTCCAGGTATTAAAGCTCCTGGTCCAGATGGTTTTGGCTCTTATTTTTACAAAGATGCTTGGCATATTGTTGGGGATGAAGTCATTGCAGCCATTCTTGATATGTTATAG